The following are from one region of the Natronosporangium hydrolyticum genome:
- a CDS encoding helix-turn-helix transcriptional regulator, with amino-acid sequence MAEHADSAGDLAGRRVVSPAYVGRVAELTQLVAAVTMPPAVVVIEGEAGLGKTRLVQELAGRPELAHQRLLVGRCHPIRESFPLGPVVEALRGLGDALGPVALSPVTGALRPLLPELADQLPPQPDTLADQGIERHRVFRALTAVLDALAPVTLILEDLHAADEQTADFVGYLLAEPHPKLSVVLTYRPEDADPTVRALTTGRHTATSRTDVVLAPLDAAQTGILAAAILGVEQVSDEFAEYLCERSSGSPFAVEELLALLRTRGTLVRRGGGWARRALAELDVPSSIRESVLERVSRLSEPARAVVAAAAVLHRSVPVAVLTETCRVAPEQLLSALNEALDSALLAEPGEEIGFRHQLAAEAVYAELAGPVRADLHGRAAAALSALPPVPLGQVAHHLRHAGRLPEWVDAAEQAAVQALALGHDVAAARLLEEVLRHAPLPPDRAGRLAARLAQASIEALRTREVADLLSSVLARELSPSVRGELRFRLGLLLHELGDDPARERRLVADAVAELTDRPDLRAWAAVVLGIPTTEGVPLAEHRRWLQRAMEFLPAVADPVFEAFLLGKVAMVLAPMGDPGWRELIERVERRAADPPRHRSEVNAYWSVGTQAGYAGHHAVANRLLTAAMAGAVAGESPRLTLSIGSGLVLLDYCRGGWDGLVPRISTYTEQLAEYPRAVADAQVAAACLALARGDLDRASAALSAVVAQIEALGGFDLLPLPLAAWLRLAVARQQLPAAVAAVDRLLTAVAQKEVWAPAMRALPPATAALLAAGEPGRATELYEQAQAAVRELDAPLAPAALAHAWGLLAQARGEPAAGPSLLTAAGHYRAQECPYEAAQAMEAAAMVGYAGQSTAGGEFAASGEALLAALTQYRDLGAEWDVSRVARVARGHGLPVPTRHRGGRRGYGSQLSPRERQVAELAATGRSNKEIAAELFLSVHTVARHIAAAMRKLNIRSRAALGHRLVACELSSPTAGEEVGGAD; translated from the coding sequence ATGGCGGAGCACGCGGACAGCGCGGGAGACCTCGCCGGTAGGCGGGTGGTCTCCCCGGCGTACGTCGGGCGGGTGGCGGAGCTGACACAGCTCGTCGCCGCGGTCACCATGCCCCCGGCCGTGGTGGTTATCGAGGGCGAGGCCGGGCTCGGCAAGACCCGGCTGGTGCAGGAGTTGGCCGGCCGGCCGGAGCTGGCGCACCAGCGGCTGCTGGTCGGCCGCTGCCATCCGATCCGGGAGTCGTTCCCGCTCGGGCCGGTGGTCGAGGCGCTACGGGGCCTCGGCGACGCGCTGGGCCCGGTGGCGCTCTCACCGGTCACCGGCGCCCTCCGGCCGTTGCTGCCGGAGCTGGCCGACCAGCTGCCGCCACAACCTGACACGCTCGCGGATCAGGGGATCGAACGGCACCGGGTGTTCCGGGCGTTGACCGCGGTGCTCGACGCCTTGGCGCCGGTGACGCTGATCCTCGAAGATCTGCACGCGGCCGACGAGCAGACCGCGGACTTCGTCGGCTATCTGCTCGCCGAGCCGCACCCGAAACTGTCGGTGGTGCTGACCTACCGCCCGGAGGACGCCGACCCCACCGTCCGGGCGTTGACCACCGGCCGGCACACCGCCACCAGCCGTACCGATGTGGTGCTCGCGCCGCTGGACGCGGCCCAGACCGGGATCCTCGCCGCGGCGATCCTCGGGGTCGAGCAGGTCTCGGACGAGTTCGCGGAGTACCTGTGCGAACGCTCCTCGGGTTCGCCGTTCGCGGTCGAGGAGCTGCTGGCGTTGCTGCGTACCCGCGGCACGCTGGTGCGGCGCGGCGGCGGCTGGGCGCGGCGCGCGCTGGCTGAGCTGGATGTGCCCAGCAGCATCCGCGAGTCGGTGCTGGAGCGGGTGAGCCGGCTCTCCGAGCCGGCCCGGGCGGTGGTGGCCGCGGCCGCGGTGCTGCACCGTAGCGTGCCCGTCGCGGTGCTCACCGAGACCTGCCGGGTGGCGCCGGAGCAGCTGCTGAGCGCGCTCAACGAGGCCCTGGATTCGGCGCTGCTGGCCGAGCCGGGGGAGGAGATCGGGTTCCGGCACCAGTTGGCCGCCGAGGCGGTCTATGCCGAGCTCGCCGGCCCCGTCCGGGCAGATCTGCACGGCCGGGCGGCGGCTGCGCTGTCGGCGCTACCGCCGGTGCCGTTGGGGCAGGTCGCGCACCATCTGCGGCACGCCGGTCGGCTACCGGAGTGGGTGGACGCCGCCGAACAGGCCGCTGTGCAGGCACTGGCGCTGGGGCATGATGTGGCGGCGGCCCGGTTGCTGGAGGAGGTGCTCCGGCACGCGCCGTTACCGCCCGACCGGGCCGGCCGGCTCGCCGCCCGGCTGGCTCAGGCATCGATCGAGGCGCTGCGTACCCGGGAGGTCGCAGACCTGCTCAGCAGCGTGTTGGCGCGGGAACTGTCGCCGTCAGTGCGGGGAGAGTTGCGGTTCCGGCTCGGGCTGCTGCTGCACGAGCTGGGTGACGACCCGGCCCGGGAGCGGCGACTGGTCGCCGACGCGGTGGCGGAGCTGACCGACCGGCCGGACCTGCGGGCGTGGGCCGCGGTGGTGCTGGGGATCCCCACCACCGAGGGGGTGCCGCTGGCCGAGCATCGGCGATGGCTGCAGCGGGCCATGGAGTTCCTGCCGGCGGTGGCCGACCCGGTCTTCGAGGCGTTCCTGCTCGGCAAGGTCGCGATGGTGCTGGCGCCGATGGGTGACCCAGGCTGGCGCGAACTGATCGAACGGGTGGAGCGGCGGGCCGCGGACCCGCCCCGGCACCGTAGCGAAGTCAACGCGTACTGGTCGGTCGGCACCCAGGCCGGTTACGCCGGCCATCATGCGGTGGCGAACCGGCTGTTGACGGCGGCGATGGCGGGCGCGGTGGCCGGCGAGAGCCCGCGGCTGACGCTGAGCATCGGCTCCGGGCTGGTGCTGCTGGACTACTGTCGCGGCGGCTGGGACGGGCTGGTGCCCCGGATCTCGACCTACACCGAGCAGCTCGCCGAGTACCCGCGGGCGGTCGCCGACGCGCAGGTCGCCGCGGCTTGCTTGGCGCTCGCCCGCGGTGACCTGGATCGGGCGTCGGCGGCGTTGTCGGCGGTGGTGGCGCAGATCGAGGCGCTGGGCGGGTTTGACCTGCTGCCGCTGCCGCTGGCGGCGTGGTTGCGGCTGGCGGTGGCGCGGCAGCAGTTGCCGGCGGCGGTGGCGGCGGTGGATCGGCTACTCACCGCGGTAGCGCAGAAGGAGGTCTGGGCACCGGCGATGCGGGCGTTGCCGCCGGCCACGGCGGCTTTGCTCGCCGCTGGCGAGCCCGGACGCGCCACCGAGCTGTACGAACAGGCGCAGGCGGCGGTGCGGGAGTTGGACGCCCCGCTGGCGCCAGCGGCGCTCGCGCACGCGTGGGGGCTGCTGGCGCAGGCCCGCGGCGAACCCGCCGCCGGGCCGAGCCTGCTCACCGCCGCCGGGCATTATCGGGCGCAGGAGTGCCCGTACGAGGCGGCGCAGGCGATGGAGGCGGCGGCCATGGTGGGCTACGCCGGGCAGTCGACAGCCGGTGGCGAGTTCGCGGCCAGCGGGGAAGCGCTGCTGGCGGCGCTGACGCAGTATCGTGATCTTGGGGCGGAGTGGGACGTTTCCCGGGTGGCGAGGGTCGCGCGGGGGCACGGGTTGCCGGTGCCTACCCGCCATCGGGGCGGTCGGCGGGGCTACGGCTCGCAGCTCTCGCCCCGGGAGCGGCAGGTCGCGGAGCTGGCGGCGACCGGTCGATCCAATAAGGAGATAGCAGCGGAGCTGTTCTTGTCGGTGCACACAGTCGCCCGGCACATCGCGGCGGCGATGCGCAAACTGAACATCCGGTCGCGGGCGGCGCTTGGGCACCGGTTGGTAGCCTGCGAACTGTCTTCGCCCACGGCAGGGGAGGAGGTCGGCGGTGCCGACTGA
- a CDS encoding endo-1,4-beta-xylanase, whose translation MPTDLNTDDPIDARIAEHRTAGVTLTVTADGAPLAGREVTVAQRSHAFRFGCTGFEFIPLANGEPDSAALEPVAERWLELFDFATLPFYWGRFEPVRGRPDTARLRRCAEWFVERGCLVKGHPLAWHTVTADWLRELSNPEILAAQLDRIRREVGEFAGVIDVWDVINEVVIMPIFDRYDNGLTRVCRDRGRIGLIRDVFAAARETNPQATLLLNDFDMSAAYECLIEGVLEAGVRIDALGLQSHMHQGYWGEEKTLATLDRFARYGLPIHFTETTIVSGEPMPPEIVDLNDFQPEQWPSTEAGEARQADEIVRHYRTLLSHPSVQAMTYWGISDGGWLGAPGGFLRADGTPKPAYHALHKLIKDEWWVSPTALVTDDAGQVRFRGFLGEYDISVADTTATVSVDTPGQAAAAVAL comes from the coding sequence GTGCCGACTGACCTGAACACTGACGACCCGATCGACGCCCGGATCGCGGAGCACCGCACCGCCGGGGTGACCCTGACCGTCACCGCCGACGGCGCACCGTTGGCTGGCCGCGAGGTGACGGTCGCGCAACGTAGTCACGCATTCCGCTTCGGCTGCACCGGGTTCGAGTTCATCCCGCTCGCCAACGGCGAGCCCGACTCGGCGGCGCTGGAACCGGTCGCCGAACGGTGGCTGGAGCTGTTCGACTTCGCCACCTTGCCGTTCTACTGGGGCAGGTTCGAGCCGGTGCGGGGCCGTCCCGACACCGCGCGGCTGCGCCGGTGCGCGGAGTGGTTCGTCGAGCGCGGCTGCCTGGTCAAGGGGCATCCGTTGGCGTGGCATACGGTGACCGCCGACTGGTTGCGGGAGCTGTCCAACCCGGAGATCCTGGCCGCGCAGCTGGACCGGATTCGGCGGGAGGTCGGCGAGTTCGCCGGTGTGATCGACGTCTGGGATGTGATCAACGAGGTCGTGATCATGCCGATCTTCGACCGGTACGACAACGGGCTTACCCGGGTCTGCCGCGACCGTGGCCGGATCGGGTTGATTCGGGACGTCTTCGCGGCGGCGCGGGAGACCAACCCGCAGGCGACGTTGCTGCTCAACGACTTCGACATGTCCGCCGCGTACGAGTGCCTGATCGAAGGCGTGCTCGAGGCGGGCGTGCGGATCGACGCACTCGGGCTGCAGAGCCACATGCACCAGGGCTACTGGGGCGAGGAGAAGACCCTGGCCACGCTGGACCGGTTCGCCCGGTACGGGCTGCCGATCCACTTCACCGAGACGACGATCGTCTCCGGCGAGCCGATGCCGCCGGAGATCGTGGACCTCAACGACTTCCAGCCGGAGCAGTGGCCGAGCACGGAAGCGGGGGAGGCACGGCAGGCCGACGAGATCGTCCGGCACTATCGGACGCTGCTGTCGCACCCGTCGGTGCAGGCGATGACCTACTGGGGGATCTCCGACGGCGGCTGGCTCGGAGCGCCCGGCGGGTTCCTGCGCGCCGACGGCACCCCCAAGCCCGCTTACCACGCGCTGCACAAGCTGATCAAGGACGAGTGGTGGGTGTCGCCGACCGCACTGGTCACCGACGACGCCGGGCAGGTCCGGTTCCGAGGTTTCCTCGGCGAGTACGACATCTCGGTCGCCGACACCACGGCCACGGTCAGCGTCGACACGCCCGGGCAGGCGGCTGCTGCGGTGGCGCTGTGA
- a CDS encoding TIGR03885 family FMN-dependent LLM class oxidoreductase — protein MATYGFHASHEQFPPGELLTLLQAAEAAGFEAGMCSDHFAPWSSRQGHSGYAWTWLGSALATTSLPMGVVTSPGHRYHPAILAQAAATCAEMFPGRFWLALGTGQALNEHVTGDAWPVKQVRDERLAESVAVIRALFAGETVSHDGLVKVDRATLWTLPERQPPLYGAAVTPATAGRVARWADGLITINQPGDAQRDVLAAYREAGGQGPAVLQVHLSWAADLAQARQAAHDQWREPVLGSDVDWELALPEYFEQVSRFIDVDQVTPFVFTSDQLAEHTEWLAAQVAAGFDQLMLHQVGADQRGFLTAFGNEVLPQLP, from the coding sequence ATGGCTACCTACGGGTTCCACGCCTCGCATGAGCAGTTTCCGCCCGGCGAGTTGTTGACGCTGCTGCAAGCGGCGGAGGCGGCTGGCTTCGAGGCGGGGATGTGTTCCGACCACTTCGCGCCATGGAGCAGCCGGCAGGGCCACTCCGGGTACGCGTGGACGTGGCTGGGCTCGGCCCTGGCCACCACCTCGCTGCCGATGGGGGTGGTCACCTCGCCGGGCCATCGCTACCACCCGGCGATCCTCGCGCAGGCCGCCGCGACCTGCGCGGAGATGTTCCCGGGCCGGTTCTGGCTAGCGCTGGGCACCGGGCAGGCGCTGAACGAACACGTCACCGGCGACGCCTGGCCAGTGAAGCAGGTGCGGGATGAGCGGCTGGCGGAGTCGGTGGCGGTGATCCGGGCGCTCTTCGCTGGCGAGACCGTCTCCCATGACGGGCTGGTCAAGGTGGACCGCGCTACCTTGTGGACGTTGCCCGAGCGCCAGCCGCCCCTCTACGGTGCGGCGGTGACGCCGGCCACTGCGGGTCGGGTAGCGCGGTGGGCGGACGGGCTGATCACCATCAATCAGCCTGGGGACGCCCAGCGGGACGTGCTGGCGGCGTACCGCGAGGCGGGTGGCCAGGGCCCGGCGGTGCTGCAGGTGCATCTGTCCTGGGCTGCGGACCTGGCCCAGGCGCGGCAGGCCGCCCATGATCAGTGGCGGGAGCCGGTGCTGGGCAGCGATGTGGACTGGGAGCTGGCGCTACCCGAGTACTTCGAGCAGGTGTCCCGGTTCATCGATGTCGACCAGGTCACGCCGTTCGTCTTCACGTCGGACCAGCTGGCCGAGCACACCGAGTGGCTCGCGGCGCAGGTGGCCGCCGGTTTCGACCAGCTGATGCTGCACCAGGTGGGTGCCGATCAGCGGGGTTTCCTGACGGCGTTCGGCAATGAGGTACTCCCCCAGTTACCGTAG
- a CDS encoding cation-translocating P-type ATPase, translating into MTGEGVTTAQHPPQPWHALSADEVAGVWETGEQGLAEAAVARRRAQYGPNQLAEAPPPSPLVVLARQFRSPLIYILVIAAIVTLLLREYLDAIVIGIVVAINAMIGFWQERKAEQAVRALAQLVVPVARVVRHGREQEVDSRELVPGDVVLLEPGARVPADLRLRAATALEIDESLLTGESAPVRKQLAPLAPETVLADRRCMAYSGSVVTSGRGHGVVVATGQETELGAIAGLIRQTRELATPLQVRMGRFARFIGLAVAAGSALAFATGLALGGDLQQMFLTAVALAVAAIPEGLPIAVTVTLALGVHRMAKRHAIVRRLPAVETLGSTTVIGSDKTGTLTENRMTVQELWAGGESQPAGQPATPGTPLYEALLAGVLTNEAEIYETDRGGHSSGDPTEVALLTAAAAAGIIPDEVRDAYPLFAEIPFEPERRYSASIRERDGGHVTFVKGAPERIAEMCTHQLAPDGTLAPLDRAAVAEAAAALAGRGLRVLAMAGSGPHDRLTDPEQVAEPAGLVLLGLQGMLDPPRPGVAESIATCRGAGIRVVMITGDHAATAAAIAARLGLIDPAAPAAVLTGEELARLDDDQLRARVPEVTVYARVAPEDKLRVVAALQARGEVVAVTGDGVNDAPALKAAAIGVAMGRTGTDVAREASDMVLTDDNFVSIAAAVEEGRTTFDNIRKASFFLVSTGAATIIAILVGLWLGWPLLMLPAQLLWLNLVTNGLQDKALAFEPGEQGLLERPPRPVDEGVIPKPLWGRIALVGVVMAAGTLAMFNWELTRSGSLTSAQTVALTTMVVFMACHVGNARVAHHSAFRVSPLANPFLLVATVAALGVHIAALYAPPTQFLLRVEPIDLAAWLRIVPVALTVVVAVELDKLVRRTVATRRLRKASGG; encoded by the coding sequence ATGACCGGCGAAGGGGTGACGACGGCCCAGCATCCGCCGCAGCCGTGGCATGCCCTCTCCGCCGACGAGGTCGCTGGCGTGTGGGAGACCGGCGAGCAGGGGCTGGCCGAGGCTGCGGTAGCGCGGCGACGGGCACAGTACGGGCCGAACCAGCTCGCCGAGGCACCGCCGCCCTCGCCGCTGGTCGTGCTCGCGCGGCAGTTCCGCAGTCCGCTCATCTACATCCTGGTGATCGCGGCAATCGTCACACTGCTGCTGCGCGAGTACCTGGACGCGATCGTGATCGGCATCGTGGTCGCGATCAACGCGATGATCGGGTTCTGGCAGGAGCGCAAAGCCGAACAGGCGGTTCGCGCCCTCGCCCAACTGGTGGTGCCGGTCGCCCGGGTGGTCCGCCACGGCCGGGAGCAGGAGGTCGACAGCCGGGAGCTGGTCCCCGGCGATGTGGTGCTGCTGGAGCCGGGCGCCCGGGTGCCGGCGGATCTGCGGCTCCGCGCGGCGACCGCGCTGGAGATCGACGAGTCACTGCTCACCGGCGAGTCGGCGCCGGTGCGTAAACAACTGGCGCCGCTGGCGCCGGAGACGGTGCTCGCCGACCGCCGCTGCATGGCCTACTCCGGTTCGGTGGTCACCAGCGGGCGAGGCCACGGCGTGGTCGTCGCCACCGGCCAGGAGACCGAGCTGGGCGCGATCGCTGGCCTGATCCGGCAGACCCGGGAGCTGGCCACCCCGCTGCAGGTACGGATGGGGCGGTTCGCCCGGTTCATCGGGTTGGCGGTGGCGGCCGGCTCGGCGCTGGCGTTCGCCACCGGGCTCGCGCTCGGCGGCGACCTGCAGCAGATGTTCCTGACCGCGGTCGCGCTGGCGGTGGCGGCGATCCCGGAGGGGCTGCCGATCGCGGTCACCGTCACGCTGGCGCTCGGGGTCCACCGGATGGCCAAGCGACACGCCATCGTCCGGCGGTTGCCGGCGGTCGAGACCCTGGGCAGCACCACCGTGATCGGGTCGGACAAGACCGGCACGCTCACCGAGAACCGGATGACCGTGCAGGAGCTGTGGGCCGGCGGTGAGAGCCAACCGGCCGGCCAACCGGCCACCCCGGGCACACCGCTCTACGAGGCGCTCCTCGCCGGCGTGCTCACCAACGAGGCGGAGATCTACGAGACCGACCGCGGCGGCCACAGCAGCGGCGACCCGACCGAGGTGGCGCTGCTGACCGCCGCAGCCGCCGCCGGGATCATCCCCGACGAGGTACGCGACGCGTACCCGCTCTTCGCCGAGATCCCGTTCGAGCCGGAGCGGCGCTACTCGGCGAGCATCCGGGAGCGCGACGGCGGCCACGTCACCTTCGTCAAGGGGGCACCGGAGCGGATTGCCGAGATGTGCACCCACCAGCTCGCCCCGGACGGCACGCTGGCGCCGCTGGACCGGGCCGCGGTGGCGGAGGCGGCGGCGGCGCTGGCCGGCCGCGGGCTTCGGGTGCTGGCGATGGCGGGTAGCGGGCCACACGACCGGCTGACCGATCCGGAGCAGGTGGCCGAGCCGGCTGGGCTGGTGTTGCTGGGGTTGCAGGGGATGCTCGACCCGCCCCGGCCGGGGGTCGCGGAGTCGATCGCTACCTGCCGCGGCGCCGGCATCCGGGTCGTCATGATCACCGGCGACCACGCCGCCACGGCGGCGGCGATCGCGGCCCGGCTCGGCCTGATCGACCCCGCGGCGCCGGCGGCGGTGCTCACCGGCGAGGAGCTCGCCCGGCTCGACGACGACCAGCTGCGCGCCCGGGTGCCCGAGGTGACGGTGTACGCCCGGGTCGCGCCGGAGGACAAGCTGCGGGTGGTGGCGGCGCTACAGGCACGGGGCGAGGTGGTGGCGGTCACCGGTGACGGGGTGAACGACGCCCCGGCGCTGAAGGCCGCCGCGATCGGGGTGGCGATGGGGCGTACCGGCACCGACGTGGCCCGGGAAGCCTCCGACATGGTGCTCACCGACGACAACTTCGTCTCGATCGCGGCCGCCGTCGAGGAGGGGCGGACCACCTTCGACAACATCCGGAAGGCGAGCTTCTTTCTGGTCTCGACCGGCGCCGCGACGATCATCGCGATCCTGGTGGGGTTGTGGTTGGGTTGGCCGCTGCTGATGCTGCCCGCGCAGCTGCTGTGGCTGAACCTGGTCACCAACGGCCTCCAGGACAAGGCGCTCGCCTTCGAACCCGGCGAGCAGGGCCTGCTGGAGCGGCCACCGCGACCGGTCGACGAGGGGGTCATCCCGAAACCACTGTGGGGGCGCATCGCCCTGGTCGGGGTGGTGATGGCCGCCGGCACGCTGGCGATGTTCAACTGGGAGCTGACCCGGAGCGGGTCGCTGACCTCGGCCCAGACGGTAGCGCTGACCACCATGGTGGTCTTCATGGCTTGCCACGTCGGCAACGCCCGGGTGGCGCACCATTCGGCGTTCCGGGTCAGCCCGCTGGCTAACCCGTTCCTGCTGGTGGCCACGGTGGCGGCGCTCGGGGTACACATCGCGGCGCTCTACGCACCACCGACCCAGTTCCTGCTGCGGGTCGAGCCGATCGACCTGGCCGCCTGGCTGCGGATCGTGCCGGTGGCGCTGACCGTCGTAGTCGCGGTCGAGCTGGACAAACTGGTACGACGGACGGTGGCGACGCGGCGATTGCGAAAGGCTTCCGGCGGGTAG
- a CDS encoding ATP-dependent Clp protease proteolytic subunit — translation MTAAHARSRSDVLGANLDDSIYNRLLKERIIFLGSEVTDEVANRICAQLLLLAAEDPQRDINLWINSPGGSVHSGMAIYDTMQFVENDIVTTAMGMAASMGQLLLCAGTAGKRYALPHARIMMHQPSGGMGGTASDIAIQAEQMIYTKKMFQERVAFHTGQTVDQIEADSDRDRWFTAQEGLDYGFIDQVITGAAQIPTGAGTRNEEG, via the coding sequence ATGACTGCGGCGCATGCGCGGTCCAGAAGCGATGTCCTCGGGGCCAACCTCGACGACTCGATCTACAACCGGCTGCTGAAGGAACGGATCATTTTCCTCGGCAGCGAGGTGACCGACGAGGTAGCGAACCGGATCTGCGCCCAGCTGCTGCTGCTGGCGGCTGAGGACCCGCAGCGCGACATCAACCTGTGGATCAACTCACCCGGTGGCTCTGTGCACTCCGGTATGGCGATCTACGACACGATGCAGTTCGTCGAGAACGACATCGTGACCACCGCGATGGGGATGGCCGCCTCGATGGGGCAGCTGTTGCTCTGCGCGGGGACCGCCGGTAAGCGGTATGCACTGCCGCACGCCCGGATCATGATGCACCAGCCGTCGGGCGGCATGGGCGGTACGGCCTCGGACATCGCGATCCAGGCCGAGCAGATGATCTACACGAAGAAGATGTTCCAGGAGCGGGTGGCCTTCCACACCGGGCAGACGGTGGACCAGATCGAGGCCGACTCCGATCGGGACCGGTGGTTCACCGCCCAGGAGGGGCTCGACTACGGCTTCATCGACCAGGTGATCACTGGGGCCGCGCAGATCCCGACCGGTGCCGGCACCCGCAACGAGGAGGGATGA